From Calothrix sp. PCC 6303, a single genomic window includes:
- a CDS encoding ABC transporter ATP-binding protein has product MKTSSNYLQLLPYIRPQWQSIIKGFIGIVGYVLATLTLMYLVQKLSAPFGRGDVYAIAQLAGILGGVFLIRGFFQAVQDIYMAKAALRVAFNVRKHLYAHLQTLNLSYFETAKAGDLSYRVTEDVDRVGEAVHKLLHDFTPCVLQLIAIPIYMVYLSWQLTLATLVVVPVMLVVITWFGEKLQKYSRRSQNQVSDLSAILTEIFSGIRIVQAFTAEAYEIARFSKEAEIAMGAKYATERLKAVQFPLIGFLQALSFLLLLFFAAWQIAAGNLTVGKFFSYLSGAALLIDPVGHVTNNYNLFKEAEASVDRVFELLAIQPAVDEKPNAKVLPVVEGKVEYHRVSFGYKAGETILNQVNVQVMPGEVIALVGASGAGKTTFVNLLPRFYDTTSGEISIDGVDIRDVTLNSLRRQIGIVPQETTMFSGTIAQNIAFGQTDFDMQSVETAAKIANAHQFISQLPDNYYTVVGERGVNLSGGQRQRIAIARAVLLNPRILILDEATSALDSESEALVQEALERVMVGRTVFVIAHRLSTVRKCDRILVLEKGQVVESGTHDELLALQQRYARFYTQQFNK; this is encoded by the coding sequence TTGAAAACTTCCTCTAATTATCTGCAACTTCTACCTTACATTCGTCCTCAGTGGCAAAGCATCATCAAAGGATTTATTGGTATTGTTGGTTATGTTTTAGCCACACTAACACTGATGTATTTGGTGCAAAAATTATCAGCACCATTTGGGCGCGGAGACGTTTATGCGATCGCGCAATTGGCTGGTATCCTAGGGGGAGTATTTTTAATTCGTGGTTTTTTTCAAGCAGTTCAAGATATCTACATGGCGAAAGCCGCACTACGTGTAGCTTTTAATGTCCGGAAACATCTGTATGCTCACCTACAAACCTTGAATTTAAGCTATTTTGAAACGGCGAAAGCTGGTGATTTATCTTACCGTGTAACTGAAGATGTAGACAGGGTTGGGGAAGCTGTCCATAAATTACTGCATGATTTCACACCCTGCGTATTGCAATTAATCGCAATCCCCATTTACATGGTTTATCTGAGTTGGCAGTTAACATTGGCAACTTTGGTAGTAGTACCAGTAATGTTGGTTGTTATCACTTGGTTTGGAGAAAAACTCCAAAAATATTCCCGTCGTAGTCAAAACCAAGTATCCGATTTATCCGCAATTTTAACCGAAATCTTCAGCGGGATTCGCATTGTTCAAGCCTTTACAGCCGAAGCTTACGAAATTGCCCGATTTAGTAAAGAAGCAGAAATAGCGATGGGTGCAAAATATGCGACAGAAAGACTCAAAGCTGTACAATTTCCCCTAATTGGTTTTCTTCAAGCTTTAAGCTTTTTGTTGCTGCTGTTTTTTGCTGCATGGCAAATTGCCGCAGGTAATCTCACTGTGGGGAAATTCTTTAGTTACCTTTCTGGTGCAGCATTATTAATCGATCCAGTTGGTCATGTCACCAACAACTATAATTTATTTAAAGAGGCTGAAGCATCAGTTGATCGAGTTTTTGAACTGTTGGCAATTCAACCCGCAGTAGATGAGAAGCCGAATGCGAAAGTTCTCCCGGTGGTAGAGGGAAAAGTAGAATATCATCGCGTCAGCTTTGGCTACAAAGCCGGAGAAACAATATTAAATCAGGTTAATGTACAGGTAATGCCGGGTGAAGTTATCGCCCTTGTGGGAGCTTCCGGAGCCGGAAAAACCACCTTTGTGAATTTACTACCACGCTTTTATGATACGACTTCCGGGGAAATATCAATTGATGGGGTTGATATCCGGGATGTCACATTAAATAGTTTACGCCGACAAATAGGCATCGTTCCCCAAGAAACTACCATGTTTTCGGGAACAATTGCTCAAAATATTGCTTTTGGGCAAACAGACTTTGACATGCAATCTGTAGAAACAGCCGCAAAAATTGCCAACGCACATCAATTTATTTCCCAACTTCCCGACAACTACTATACAGTGGTGGGAGAGAGGGGTGTAAACTTATCCGGTGGACAAAGACAAAGAATTGCCATTGCCCGTGCGGTACTATTGAATCCCAGAATTCTAATTTTAGATGAAGCTACATCAGCTTTAGATTCAGAATCAGAAGCATTAGTGCAAGAAGCATTAGAAAGGGTGATGGTGGGAAGAACAGTATTTGTCATTGCCCATAGACTTAGCACCGTGAGAAAATGCGATCGCATTCTGGTTTTAGAGAAGGGACAAGTTGTAGAATCGGGAACCCATGATGAACTGTTAGCACTACAACAGCGCTATGCCAGATTTTACACTCAGCAATTTAATAAATAA